From Solanum lycopersicum chromosome 8, SLM_r2.1, the proteins below share one genomic window:
- the LOC109120909 gene encoding uncharacterized protein, with the protein MPQYPSNFVLAAAISGNSYKQRECTSKLTWQQLHPANSRLSSSSPLLSRRSTFSLPFLSFPLFSPHPLISSLLLAASLSLSSNSEASNAAATVRRWTSNSFQQLRTAAAASTRTSSNNEASNQTTQQRPAPPISNQKPPADCNNAQPATQAATSTNTSSDGGCSDRLSPSSEVFDKLLAPSFDGTIRILSDPNRDSDSNELSDLLGKVTTWYRDYCMEIIWAEILLKIIQFPCMGIFLNKIFHSQLDIYLSEHLTRFDSTRVRNPRICPHFNTISRA; encoded by the exons ATGCCTCAGTATCCTAGCAATTTTGTG CTGGCAGCTGCAATCTCCGGCAACAGCTACAAACAGAGGGAGTGTACATCAAAACTCACTTGGCAGCAGCTCCATCCGGCAAACAGCCGCCTCTCATCTTCTTCCCCTCTCCTCTCCCGTCGCTCCACCTTCAGCCTCCCCTTTCTCTCTTTCCCCCTCTTCTCTCCTCATCCTCTCATCTCCTCCCTTCTCCTTGCTGCCTCCCTCTCGTTGTCCAGCAATAGCGAGGCAAGCAACGCAGCAGCAACAGTTCGGCGATGGACCAGCAACAGCTTCCAACAACTCCGGACGGCAGCAGCAGCTTCGACGAGAACCAGCAGCAACAACGAAGCCAGCAACCAAACGACGCAGCAGCGACCAGCGCCTCCCATCAGCAACCAGAAGCCGCCGGCTGACTGCAACAACGCGCAACCGGCAACGCAGGCAGCAACCTCAACCAACACCAGCAGCGATGGAGGCTGCTCTGACCGGCTTTCTCCGTCCAGCGAGGTATTCGACAAGCTTTTAGCTCCGAGCTTTGATGGGACAATCAGAATTCTATCAGACCCAAATCGTGACTCCGACAGCAACGAACTCTCAGATCTGCTTGGGAAAGTAACGACATG GTATAGAGACTATTGTATGGAAATCATTTGGGCAGAAATACTTCTGAAGATCATCCAATTTCCAtgtatgggtatttttctcaaTAAGATCTTTCACTCTCAACTCGACATCTATTTGAGCGAGCATCTAACTAGGTTTGATTCCACTAGAGTTAGGAATCCAAGGATCTGTCCACACTTTAATACAATCTCCAGAGCCTAA